The Saccharomyces mikatae IFO 1815 strain IFO1815 genome assembly, chromosome: 11 genome has a segment encoding these proteins:
- the GPT2 gene encoding bifunctional glycerol-3-phosphate/glycerone-phosphate O-acyltransferase GPT2 (similar to Saccharomyces cerevisiae GPT2 (YKR067W); ancestral locus Anc_5.648), translating to MSTAAAHHNAAKSVAHVPQASRRYRNSYNGFVYNIHTWLYDLSVFLFNILFTIFFREIKVRGAYNVPEVGVPTILVCAPHANQFIDPALVMVQTRLLKTSAGESRSRMPCFITAESSFKKRFISLFGHALGGIPVPRPQDNLKSVDENLEIYAPDLKNHPEIIKGRSRNPQTTPVNFTKRFSAKSLLGLPNYLSNAQIKEIPDDETIILSSSFKTSKSKVVELLTNGTNFKYAEKIDNTETFQSVFDHLHTKGCVGIFPEGGSHDRPSLLPIKAGVAIMALGTVAADPNMKVAVVPCGLHYFHRNKFRSRAVLEYGEPIVVDGKYGEMYKDSPRETVSKLLKKITNSLFSVTENAPDYDTLMVIQAARRLYQPLKVKLPLPAIVEINRRLLFGYSKFKDDPRIIHLKELVYDYNKKLDSVGLKDHQVMQLKTTKLEALRCFVILVTRLVKLIVFAILSLPGSILFTPIFIICHVYSEKKAKEGLKKSLVKIKGTDLLATWKLIVALILAPILYVTYSVLLIFLAEKQHYYRVWVPSNNLFLQFVYFYSILVFTTYSSLKTGEIGVDLFKSLRPLFVSIVYPGKKIEEIQATRKNLSLELTAVCNDLGPLVFPDYEKLATEIFSKREDYDVSSDTESSISRMGAQPRSRSSSIHSIGSQASNALSRVNSRGSLTDIPIFSDARQGHWKSEGETSEEEDEFDEKNKATAEIAQRSDLNKENGRDMDISSKIASLVRQKREHEKKE from the coding sequence ATGTCTACTGCCGCTGCCCATCATAACGCTGCAAAATCTGTTGCTCATGTACCTCAGGCGTCCCGACGGTACAGGAACTCATACAATGGATTCGTGTACAATATCCATACGTGGCTGTATGACCTTTCcgtgtttctttttaatattCTGTTCACTATTTTCTTTAGAGAAATTAAGGTACGTGGTGCGTACAATGTTCCTGAAGTTGGTGTGCCCACTATCCTCGTGTGTGCCCCTCACGCAAATCAGTTTATCGACCCGGCCTTAGTAATGGTCCAAACCCGTTTGCTTAAAACGTCAGCTGGGGAGTCCCGGTCTAGAATGCCCTGCTTTATCACTGCTGAGTCTAGttttaagaaaagatttATCTCTCTGTTCGGTCACGCTTTGGGTGGTATCCCTGTGCCTAGACCCCAAGATAACCTCAAATCAGTAGATGAAAACCTCGAAATCTACGCTCCAGACTTGAAGAACCACCCGGAAATCATAAAGGGCCGTTCTAGGAACCCACAGACGACTCCGGTGAACTTCACAAAAAGGTTTTCGGCAAAGTCTTTACTTGGGCTACCCAACTACTTGAGTAATGCTCAAATTAAGGAGATTCCAGATGACGAAACGATAATcttgtcttcttcattCAAAACGTCCAAGTCAAAGGTGGTGGAGCTCTTAACCAACGGTACTAATTTCAAATATGCTGAGAAAATAGACAACACGGAAACTTTCCAGAGTGTTTTCGACCACTTGCATACAAAGGGCTGTGTGGGCATTTTCCCTGAAGGCGGATCTCATGACCGTCCTTCGTTGCTGCCTATTAAGGCAGGTGTGGCCATTATGGCTCTCGGCACAGTAGCCGCCGATCCCAATATGAAAGTGGCCGTTGTACCCTGTGGACTGCACTATTTCCATCGAAACAAGTTTAGATCTAGAGCTGTGTTAGAATACGGCGAACCGATCGTTGTAGATGGTAAATATGGTGAGATGTACAAGGATTCCCCGCGCGAGACTGTTTCCaaattgttgaagaagattaCAAATTCCTTGTTTTCTGTCACCGAAAATGCCCCAGACTACGACACTTTAATGGTCATCCAAGCTGCAAGAAGATTATATCAACCGCTAAAGGTTAAGTTGCCTCTACCCGCTATTGTAGAAATCAACAGGAGACTACTTTTTGGCTATTCCAAATTTAAGGACGACCCAAGAATCATTCATTTGAAAGAACTTGTATATGattacaacaaaaaattggattCTGTTGGTTTGAAAGACCATCAAGTGATGCAATTAAAAACTACCAAATTGGAAGCTTTGAGATGTTTTGTAATCCTCGTCACTCGATTGGTTAAACTTATCGTTTTTGCTATACTATCGCTTCCAGGGTCCATTCTCTTCACACcgattttcattatttgtCATGTATATTCTGAAAAGAAGGCAAAAGAGGGTCTGAAGAAATCGTTGGTTAAGATCAAAGGAACAGATTTGTTAGCCACATGGAAGCTTATCGTGGCGCTGATATTGGCTCccattttatatgttaCCTATTCAGTTTtactgatttttttggcaGAGAAGCAACATTATTACCGTGTTTGGGTTCCTTCCAATAATTTATTTTTGCAATTCGTCTATTTCTATTCTATATTGGTTTTCACAACCTACTCCTCTTTGAAAACAGGCGAAATTGGCGTggatcttttcaaatctttaaGACCGCTTTTCGTTTCCATTGTATATCCaggtaaaaaaatcgaaGAGATTCAAGCcacaagaaagaatttgagTCTGGAATTGACTGCTGTTTGCAATGATTTAGGACCATTGGTCTTTCCTGATTACGAAAAATTGGCCACTGAAATTTTCTCGAAGAGAGAGGATTATGACGTTTCTTCTGATACAGAGTCGTCTATAAGCCGTATGGGTGCTCAACCCAGAAGTCGTTCATCTTCTATACATTCGATTGGCTCACAAGCTTCTAATGCACTATCAAGAGTGAACTCAAGAGGCTCATTGACTGATATCCCAATCTTTTCTGATGCAAGGCAAGGACATTGGAAAAGCGAGGGAGAAACTAGtgaggaagaagacgaaTTTGATGAGAAAAACAAAGCGACTGCTGAAATTGCACAAAGATCTGATTTGAACAAGGAAAACGGTCGCGATATGGACATATCCTCGAAGATTGCTTCACTAGTAAGACAGAAAAGAGAACAcgaaaagaaggaataa
- the BET3 gene encoding TRAPP complex core subunit BET3 (similar to Saccharomyces cerevisiae BET3 (YKR068C); ancestral locus Anc_5.649): MVSTTQSRSLKAMGEEIWKNKTEKINTELFTLTYGSIVAQLCQDYERDFNKVNDHLYSMGYNIGCRLIEDFLARTALPRCETLVKTSEVLSKCAFKIFLNITPSITNWSHNKDMFSLILDENPLADFVELPMDAMKSLWYSNILCGVLKGSLEMVQLDCDVWFVSDILRGDSQNEIKVKLNRVLKDEIPIGED; this comes from the coding sequence ATGGTATCCACCACTCAGTCGAGGTCCTTAAAAGCCATGGGAGAAGAAATCTGGAAAAATAAGACAGAAAAGATCAATACAGAGTTATTTACGCTAACATATGGTTCCATAGTGGCACAATTGTGTCAAGATTATGAACGTGATTTTAACAAAGTGAATGATCATCTATATAGTATGGGATATAATATCGGCTGTAGGCTTATTGAGGATTTCTTGGCCAGGACGGCGTTGCCACGGTGCGAGACTTTAGTAAAGACAAGCGAAGTACTGAGTAAGTGTGcgttcaaaatatttttgaatatcaCACCCAGTATAACGAACTGGTCACATAATAAGGATATGTTTTCGTTGATCTTGGACGAGAACCCATTGGCTGATTTCGTGGAGTTACCTATGGACGCTATGAAGTCGCTCTGGTATTCCAACATATTATGTGGTGTTTTAAAGGGGTCGCTTGAAATGGTGCAGTTAGATTGTGACGTCTGGTTTGTATCAGATATCTTGAGAGGCGACTCCCAGAATGAGATCAAGGTCAAGTTAAATAGAGTATTGAAAGATGAAATACCGATTGGCGAAGATTAG